The Paenibacillus sp. G2S3 region ACAGTTTGGTCATAACGATTCGAAAGGGGATGAGCATAGACATACCGAACCTTTCACTACATATAAAGAGTATTTGCTGCGGATGATTACAGTCGCTAGGGAAGCGGAAGCCTACCCCGTACTGGTGACCGCTGTACATAGGCGGAGATTTGATGCTGCAGAAGCTATAGTAGACAGCCATGGCGATTATTTAACGGCGATGAAAGAGTTAGCCGAGACGGAGCAGATCCCACTGATCGATTTGGCAGAGAAAAGTCGTAAGCTTTTTGAAGCCTATGGAGTGGAAGGAACGAAGGATCTGTTCATGTGGAGCTATCCTGGAGAATATATCCTGCATCCAGTTGGTGTACAGGACAATACTCATTTTCAGATTTTTGGCGCTCGACTGCTCGCTGACCTTATTGTAGAAGGCATCCGTGAAGCTGGATTAAATGATCTCATCATTCATCTTCGACAAGGCGAATAATTAATTCTTTGGGCTAAGTAAAGATCTATCGATTCAACTTCTGTATGCGAGGTTAAGGTTAAGGAAAGAACTTAACTGGAAGGCTTGCATGATAAGAAGGAGGATACTTAAACATGGCAGATAAGAAGCTGGAAGGCAAGGTAGCTATTGTAACTGGAGGAGGTTCCGGTATTGGACGAGCGACCGTGCTTGAGTTTGCTCGAAACGGGGCCAAAGTTGTATTGCTAGATAGAACGGTTGAGAACGCAGAAAAGGTTAGAAAACAAGTGGAGAAAGAAGGCGGAGAAGCCTTCGTAATTGAATGCGACGTTGCTGAACCACCTCAAGTGGAAGCAGCAATCAACAAGGCGGCCGCGAAATGGGGGCGCCTTGATATTGTTTTTGCTAATGCAGGGATTAATGGAGCTATGACGCCCATTGAAACAATGGATATTGAGGCTTGGGACCAGACGATTCACATCAACCTTCGTGGAACCTTCGCGACGGTTAAATATGCGATACCGCATCTAAAAGAGAGCGGAGGCAGCATCCTGATTAACAGCTCCATTAACGGAAATCGTGTCTTTTCCAACATCGGTTTCTCTGCTTACAGTACGACAAAAGCAGGCCAGGTTGCTTTTATGAAAATGGCAGCATTAGAACTCGCTCAATTTCAAATTCGCGTAAATGCAATCTGTCCCGGGGCTATTAAGACCAATATAGATGACAACACTTTCCCATCCGAGGATCTCAAAGAGGTAAAGATCCCTGTTGAATTTCCGGAAGGGGATCAACCGCTAGAGGAAGGTCCTGGACGTCCTGATCAAGTTGCAAAGCTGGCACTTTTTCTGGCCTCCGAGGATTCAGATCATATTACAGGAACTGAGATTTATTGTGATGGTGCAGAATCGTTACTCCATGGTTAAAAAATCGTAAATAATCGCTTCCATTAAAACGGATTCTATCCTCTTCGTTATGCGGATTTTATAAGCTGTCTGCGCATATACATGGAGGATAGGAGTGCCGTTTTTTTGCTGTAAAATAAAGCTAATCATAATCTCCGTTTTCCGTTATAATGGAGTATCTGTGGAGAAAGGAGAATGAACTATGGATTTTCATATTGAATCATTAATTAAGCTGCTAGTGGCCATGCTGTTCGGGCTGTTCATCGGGATTGACCGACAGATCAAGCAGAAACCGCTGGGGATTCGGACCAGTATGGTCATTAGTATTGCCTCTTGTCTTGTAACAGTAGTATCTATTCATGCCTTTGATAAGTTTGCAGGTCCAGAGCATCCGAACATGGATCCGATGCGTCTCGCTGCTCAAATTGTCAGTGGGATAGGTTTTTTGGGTGCTGGTGTTATATTGCGTAGAGGCGGTGATGCAATTTCGGGTCTGACCTCGGCAGCACTTATCTGGACAGCTTCCGGAATCGGTATAGCTGTGGGCGCAGGATTCTATATTGAAGCAGCATATGCAGTTATTCTTCTGATGTTTGCGGTGAATTTGGTTCCTCATTTAATTCGTTCAATGGGTCCTGAGGTGCTTAACAAGCATGAGGTTTCGGTAAGAATCATCATGGAAGCTAATTTTGTACTTACTGAAGTGATTCAAAAAATCGAGCGACCTCAAGTTAGCACCCAACGTAGTACTAGAAGTCCATCCCGGGCGATCCGCAGAATGAAAATTAAGGATTTGGAAGATGGAAGACAAATGATCGATATGGTGATCTCAGCACCGGATAAAGATTACGCAACAGAGATCTATTATGATGTGAAGAAAATTGATCATGTCATGAGCGTTGAAGTGGAACAGCTGTAAAAAAGGGCATGTCACGTCATGACCAGATGTGGTAATCTATCAAGTAGAGACAATTATCAGACACTGGAAGGGAGAACACATTATTATGTCTATCACAGCATATGAAGGACAATATGAAGGAGAAGCAGCCATCTGGTTGAAAGCTGGCCGTTATGAGGCAGCTATACTACCAGGCATCGGCGGCAACTTGATCTGTTTCCGTGATACCGAAAACGGTTACCGTTTCTTGCATGAACCGGGAGCTGAGGAAATGGAAGCCTTCAAGGCAAGTCCAGGCATTCATGGTATTCCTGTATTATTTCCTCCGAATCGTTATGAAGATGGCAAATTTCCATGGAATGGTCAAACTTATCAACTCCCAGTAAATGAAGTCGCAACGGGCAACCATTTACATGGATTTTTACATACGGCAGCTTGGGAAGTGGAAGAGTTCGGTAGTGGTAAGACCGAAAGCTTCGTAACCGTATTCATCAAAGTGGATGAGAATCATCCTTCGTATCAGTACTTGCCGTTTAAATACACAATGAAACTACGTTATACCCTTGGTGAAGGTGGCTTATCACAACAGGTCCAAATACACAATGATGGTGATGCTGTGATGCCTTGCTTGCTGGCATTCCATACCGCGATTAATGCACCATTCGCACCAGACAGCACACCGCAAGATTATCTTGTAAAAGCTACCATCGGTAATCGCTGGGAGTTGAATGACCGTATGCTACCTACTGGTAAATTCCAAGAGCTGGAGCCGGGCGAAGCTCAGCTTCGTGATGAAGGAGTAAATCCTTATTTCGCTTCGATGGACAACCATTACACAGCTGTAGCTCAGAATGGACGTAACCGGATGGAGCTTACCGACAGCAAAGCTGGAGTCACTTTAGTTTATGACGTAGGGACTTCGTACAAGCAGTGGATGATCTGGAATAATGGTGCCTCTGAACAGTTCTTCTGCCCTGAGCCGCAAATCAACTTGGTTAATGCGCCAATGGTAGATCTGCCAGCGGATGAGATCGGCTTGTTCAGCCTCAAACCAGGAGAATATTGGGAAGAAAGCAGCCGTCTGTACGTGAAATAGTGTTTTCTTGTGAATAATTCAAAGAAAGGGCTGTCTTGTTCGTAGATTTCTACGAATAGACAGCCCTTTAACGTTTAATTAGGAGCAGAACTTTATTTTTTACTAGCTATTTCTTCATTAATCTGCACAATAATCTCTTGGATACTCTTTGAACCAAGATCACCCTCACCACGTTTTCTTACAGATACACTGCCAGAGTTCTTCTCATTCTCACCGAGAACGAGCATATAGGGTGCTTTTTCCAGCTGGGCTTCACGAATTTTGTATCCCAGCTTCTCATTTCGGATATCAACCTCCACACGAATGCCAGCTTGTTCTAAGGATTGCTTCACCTGAAATGCATAATCAACGTAGTTCTCAGAGACGGGCAATAATTTCGCTTGAACGGGTGCTAGCCATAGCGGAAATGCTCCGGCATAATGCTCCGTAATAATCCCCATAAAACGATCAATCGACCCATAAACAGCGCGATGGATTACGACCGGGCGGTGCTTAAGATTATCTTCCCCGATGTAAGTGAGATCGAATTTCTCTGGCATTTGCCAATCTAGTTGGATGGTTCCACATTGCCAGCTTCGTTTTAGCGCATCTAAGATATGGAAATCAATCTTTGGTCCGTAGAACGCGCCATCACCTTCATTCACACGATACTCGATCCCGAGATTGTCTAATACATTTTGCAGTGATTGTTCAGCCTGATCCCATAATTCTTCAGATCCCATATAATCTGCCGGTCGAGTAGATAATTCAATCTTATACTCAAAGCCAAACACTTGATAAATATGGTCTATCAATGAGATTACCCGGTTTATTTCATCCTCAATCTGCTCTGGCAATACGAAGAGATGGGCATCATCCTGACAGAAAGTACGAACACGCATCATTCCGTTAAGTGCTCCAGAGAACTCATGGCGATGCACTTGACCAAATTCCGCAATACGAATGGGCAGCTCTCGGTAAGAATGTAGATTATTTTTGTAGATCATCATATGACCTGGGCAGTTCATCGGTTTGAGTGCGAATTTTGTTTCGTCTACATTTGTGAAATACATATTGTCTTTGTAGTGATCCCAGTGCCCGGATTGCTCCCAAAGCCGATTGTTCATCATCAGCGGTGTACGAACTTCATCGTAATCTCTCTGTCTTTGTAATTCACGGGCAAAGTTTTCAAGCTCTGTACGAATTGTCATTCCCTTGGGAAGATAGAAGGGCATGCCTGGCGCTTCTTCAGAGAACATGAACAATTCCAATTCCTTGCCGAGCTTACGGTGATCACGTTTTTTAGCTTCTTCAAGAAAGAGTAAGTGCTCTTCAAGTTGAGCCTTCTTAGGAAAAGCAGTGCCGTAAATACGTTGCAGCATTTTATTCTTGGAATCCCCACGCCAGTAGGCACCTGCTACATTCAACAGCTTAAAGGCTTTGACCAAGCCAGTAGAGGGAAGATGTGGCCCTCGACAAAGATCCGAGAATTCTCCTTGATCATAAATAGATAATACTGTGTCTTCCGGCAGATCGCGAATAAGTTCCAGCTTTAAGGGCTCATTCATCGCTTCAAAAAGCTTAATGGCTTCAGCGCGAGAAACCACACGGCGGACAATAGGGTGATTCTCTTGGATGATTTTCGCCATCTCTTGTTCGATTGCAACTAGGTCATCCGTGGATAAGGGTGTCTCAATATCAATGTCATAATAAAAGCCATCTTCGATTACTGGCCCTATGCCAAGCTGGACACCCTTGTCTCCATATATACGTTTTATGGCCTGAGCCATGATATGTGCTGTGCTGTGTCTATAAATTTCTAGGCCGTCTTTGCTATCCAACGTAACAATTTCGAGCTGGCAATCATGTTCGATCGGTTGGTTTAGGTCAACAGATCTACCATCTATTTTTCCAGCTACAGCATTTTTTTTCAGACTGGTACTTATGGCACCTGCTGCTTCTTTAATCGTCGTTCCTTGTAGTACCTCTCTAATTGTTCCGTTTTGCAGTGTTACCTTGATCTCCATGATTGTTAGCCTCCATTTCTCAAAAATTGTTAGTGGTGAACGCAAAAAAACGCATCTCTCCCAGAAAGGGACGAGTGCGTTCAGCTCGTGGTTCCACCCTAATTCGACCTATCACAAGGATAGGACCTCATTGGTATCCTGTAACGTGGATAAGTCGGTGCCACATACTACCGCGAATTAGATCTACGGATTCAGCGCCACGGCTACAAAGGGGTAACTTCACAATCGTTTACTGGAGAAGCTTTCAGCTAGGACCTCTCTCTCTGGACAGTTCGTATAGGAAATCATGTCTTTGATCATTGCCATATGATGTTGCTCGTTCATAGTACTCAATTGCACCCCATAAAGTCAAGAGGCAGGAAACCAGAAATTCAGATCTCTTTTATTGCAGTCATCATTTACGTATTGGCAAAGGAGAAGATATACTCGTTGGCGAATGTATGATATCAACCTATTTTAAGGAGGTTTGATATGCAGATTCTCGCCATGCTGACGATGCTAATCGACCATATTGGCTATATCTTTTTTCCAGAGGATATTGCTTGGAGATATGTAGGAAGAATAGCCTTTCCAATCTACTGTTACGGGCTTGTGCAGGGGCATATCCATACATCATCCAGACCGAAATATTTGTTCCGGCTGCTCTTAATCGCTATTATTGCTCAGATTCCATATAATTTAGCGATTAATCCTGGTGGATGGAATGTGGTGTTTACGCTTTTGTTATCTGCAATCGTATTAGTTATTTTGGATAAACTGCCTACTATATGGCTTGATATACCTGTAGTCATTGCAGCTATCGCGTTAATGGATTATTTCCCGATAGATTATAATGCGTACGGCCTGCTGCTAGTATTGATATTCCGTTATACGAAGTCATACTGGCTTGTTGTAGCACATTTGGCACTAAATCTGTTCTACATGTTTTATAATTATTGGGTTGTGCAAATGCTCAGTATTTTACCGACGCTGTTGATTGCTTTGGCGCCTGCACTTTGGGGATATTTAGAGCGTCACCGGGTACCACGCTGGGTGTGGTGGTCTTTTTATCCTGCGCATTTACTGATTTTAGCGATATTTAAGGGCGTAATATACAATGAATGGGTTTCTATCGAATGGCGAACTTTGTTGAATTTATAGTAATTTTACAATAAGTAATACTTTGATTTACAAATGTTGCCTTTGCTGAGATAATGGATTGATTTCAAAAAATCTTAAAAAAAGGAGACTTGCTATGAGGAGAATGAAAGCTAGGGCAAAATGGTTTATTCCTTTTGTCGCACTGCTGCTTGTTCTGGCCGGTTGTCAATCGGTTGGAGGTTTCGATGTTAATAAGGCATTGATCGGGGATGTCGATGTTAAATCATCAGAATCCAGCATGACTTTTTCTATGAACGCTGAACCTTCAGAAGGAATTAGCGCAGAAGATAAGGAAATGGTAGATCTCATAAATTCTTTTTCCCTGAGTATTAGCAATGCAAAGCTACAAGAGAATGGTAATGTATCTGCCAATGGAACGATTGGCTATAAACAATTGAATATCCCTTTCTCATTGTTTATGGACAAACAAACTTTAGTCTTTACGGTAGAAGGAGCAAAACAACCGTTTTACTTCCCGGTTCAAGGCTATGATGAGGTCTTAGCTGAAGTTGGATTGGATCTGACTAAAGCTGAAGATCTTAGTAAGCTGCTAACGAAGTTTGTGGTGAAGAATCTTCCTAATCCAAGCGCAATTAGCGTAACACCAGTTAGTGAGGCTGTGTATGGCCAGCAGGTGAATATGACGAAGTTACATACCGAAGTGACGGGTGATGAGCTTCCTGCATTGTTAAAAGGATTCCTGAAATCGATCTCTAAAGATACGGAAGGCTTTACAGAATTGGTTGGTGGTCTATATGACTATCTGTA contains the following coding sequences:
- a CDS encoding MgtC/SapB family protein; protein product: MDFHIESLIKLLVAMLFGLFIGIDRQIKQKPLGIRTSMVISIASCLVTVVSIHAFDKFAGPEHPNMDPMRLAAQIVSGIGFLGAGVILRRGGDAISGLTSAALIWTASGIGIAVGAGFYIEAAYAVILLMFAVNLVPHLIRSMGPEVLNKHEVSVRIIMEANFVLTEVIQKIERPQVSTQRSTRSPSRAIRRMKIKDLEDGRQMIDMVISAPDKDYATEIYYDVKKIDHVMSVEVEQL
- a CDS encoding SDR family NAD(P)-dependent oxidoreductase, whose amino-acid sequence is MADKKLEGKVAIVTGGGSGIGRATVLEFARNGAKVVLLDRTVENAEKVRKQVEKEGGEAFVIECDVAEPPQVEAAINKAAAKWGRLDIVFANAGINGAMTPIETMDIEAWDQTIHINLRGTFATVKYAIPHLKESGGSILINSSINGNRVFSNIGFSAYSTTKAGQVAFMKMAALELAQFQIRVNAICPGAIKTNIDDNTFPSEDLKEVKIPVEFPEGDQPLEEGPGRPDQVAKLALFLASEDSDHITGTEIYCDGAESLLHG
- the thrS gene encoding threonine--tRNA ligase translates to MEIKVTLQNGTIREVLQGTTIKEAAGAISTSLKKNAVAGKIDGRSVDLNQPIEHDCQLEIVTLDSKDGLEIYRHSTAHIMAQAIKRIYGDKGVQLGIGPVIEDGFYYDIDIETPLSTDDLVAIEQEMAKIIQENHPIVRRVVSRAEAIKLFEAMNEPLKLELIRDLPEDTVLSIYDQGEFSDLCRGPHLPSTGLVKAFKLLNVAGAYWRGDSKNKMLQRIYGTAFPKKAQLEEHLLFLEEAKKRDHRKLGKELELFMFSEEAPGMPFYLPKGMTIRTELENFARELQRQRDYDEVRTPLMMNNRLWEQSGHWDHYKDNMYFTNVDETKFALKPMNCPGHMMIYKNNLHSYRELPIRIAEFGQVHRHEFSGALNGMMRVRTFCQDDAHLFVLPEQIEDEINRVISLIDHIYQVFGFEYKIELSTRPADYMGSEELWDQAEQSLQNVLDNLGIEYRVNEGDGAFYGPKIDFHILDALKRSWQCGTIQLDWQMPEKFDLTYIGEDNLKHRPVVIHRAVYGSIDRFMGIITEHYAGAFPLWLAPVQAKLLPVSENYVDYAFQVKQSLEQAGIRVEVDIRNEKLGYKIREAQLEKAPYMLVLGENEKNSGSVSVRKRGEGDLGSKSIQEIIVQINEEIASKK
- a CDS encoding aldose 1-epimerase, coding for MSITAYEGQYEGEAAIWLKAGRYEAAILPGIGGNLICFRDTENGYRFLHEPGAEEMEAFKASPGIHGIPVLFPPNRYEDGKFPWNGQTYQLPVNEVATGNHLHGFLHTAAWEVEEFGSGKTESFVTVFIKVDENHPSYQYLPFKYTMKLRYTLGEGGLSQQVQIHNDGDAVMPCLLAFHTAINAPFAPDSTPQDYLVKATIGNRWELNDRMLPTGKFQELEPGEAQLRDEGVNPYFASMDNHYTAVAQNGRNRMELTDSKAGVTLVYDVGTSYKQWMIWNNGASEQFFCPEPQINLVNAPMVDLPADEIGLFSLKPGEYWEESSRLYVK
- a CDS encoding TraX family protein, which produces MQILAMLTMLIDHIGYIFFPEDIAWRYVGRIAFPIYCYGLVQGHIHTSSRPKYLFRLLLIAIIAQIPYNLAINPGGWNVVFTLLLSAIVLVILDKLPTIWLDIPVVIAAIALMDYFPIDYNAYGLLLVLIFRYTKSYWLVVAHLALNLFYMFYNYWVVQMLSILPTLLIALAPALWGYLERHRVPRWVWWSFYPAHLLILAIFKGVIYNEWVSIEWRTLLNL